A section of the Dehalobacter sp. DCM genome encodes:
- a CDS encoding GyrI-like domain-containing protein: MEHRIIELPAARMARSGEKDIWEFGKWWPTIAAKEKGLLFPKDFWWNNEITGRPEWLYAIPEDLTDTNGYEVFDFPGGLYAVTTSYDEEQEKTKAYFALKKWVEESGCFEMANENNDPTYHSRYGMGHVSTPKGCTRHQFTMFIPIVKKFAT; this comes from the coding sequence ATGGAACACAGGATTATTGAATTGCCTGCAGCCAGAATGGCTCGTTCAGGAGAAAAAGACATTTGGGAGTTCGGCAAATGGTGGCCTACAATTGCCGCAAAAGAGAAAGGATTATTGTTTCCAAAGGATTTTTGGTGGAACAATGAAATAACAGGACGACCTGAATGGTTATATGCAATTCCAGAAGATTTAACAGATACAAATGGGTACGAAGTATTTGATTTTCCTGGAGGATTATATGCAGTGACTACTTCATATGATGAAGAACAGGAGAAGACTAAAGCTTATTTTGCTTTGAAAAAATGGGTTGAAGAGAGTGGTTGCTTCGAAATGGCTAATGAAAATAATGATCCGACTTATCATAGTCGCTATGGAATGGGGCATGTCTCAACACCTAAAGGATGTACAAGACATCAATTTACTATGTTTATACCGATTGTCAAGAAGTTTGCTACATGA
- a CDS encoding ABC transporter ATP-binding protein yields the protein MQQSPENHVIMAKELSKRFGDFTAVDGINFSVGKGECFGLLGPNGAGKTSLARMIYGLSPLTEGTLSVFNQDITLHSREIKTRIGVVPQEDNLDPELTVIENLLVYASYYRLPRAVAKERAEEILTFMDLLTKKKAVVDELSGGMKRRLTIGRALINNPELLILDEPTTGLDPYARHLVWQRLRQLKENGTTMLLTTHYLDEASYLCDRLIIINQGKILEQGVPVDLIQKHVGSYALELGIDPENQALLLEWGQSWLKTSQHIGDDLVMYTNEGQLLTENLNHKIAEAHLPVRYQRLRPTNLEDVFLKLTGETLSGSHSETENN from the coding sequence ATGCAGCAAAGCCCTGAGAATCACGTGATTATGGCCAAAGAATTAAGCAAGCGTTTTGGCGATTTCACAGCTGTCGATGGAATAAATTTCTCAGTCGGCAAAGGTGAATGCTTTGGTCTCCTGGGGCCCAATGGTGCCGGTAAAACTTCGCTGGCCCGCATGATCTACGGTTTGTCGCCGTTGACTGAAGGTACTCTGTCCGTATTTAATCAGGATATTACGCTGCATTCGCGAGAGATTAAAACGCGGATCGGTGTGGTTCCTCAGGAGGATAATCTTGATCCGGAATTAACGGTTATCGAGAATCTTCTGGTATATGCTTCCTATTATCGGCTTCCCCGCGCTGTTGCCAAAGAACGGGCAGAAGAGATATTGACCTTCATGGATCTCTTAACCAAAAAGAAAGCCGTTGTTGATGAATTGTCCGGCGGTATGAAACGCCGACTGACGATTGGCCGTGCTTTGATCAATAATCCGGAGCTGCTGATACTTGATGAACCGACCACCGGTTTAGATCCGTATGCCCGACACCTTGTCTGGCAGAGGCTCCGCCAGTTGAAAGAAAACGGAACCACAATGCTACTGACGACGCACTACCTGGATGAAGCCAGTTATCTTTGTGACCGTCTGATTATTATTAATCAGGGCAAAATTCTGGAGCAAGGTGTACCCGTTGATCTGATCCAAAAACATGTCGGGAGTTATGCGCTGGAATTAGGTATTGATCCGGAAAACCAAGCTCTACTCCTGGAGTGGGGTCAGTCCTGGTTAAAGACCTCCCAGCACATCGGCGATGATCTGGTCATGTATACGAATGAGGGCCAACTTTTAACAGAAAACTTGAATCATAAAATAGCCGAGGCCCATTTGCCTGTCCGCTACCAGCGGCTGAGGCCGACAAATCTGGAAGACGTCTTCCTCAAGCTGACTGGTGAAACGCTCTCCGGTTCCCATTCGGAGACAGAAAACAATTAA
- the cobS gene encoding adenosylcobinamide-GDP ribazoletransferase, producing MLKTLFESFVAAFSMYSKLPMPQISWNDKNMRYSFVFFPFVGIVIALILAALLAVCNYYYFSPALFSAFAVLMTVLITGGIHLDGYCDTIDALNSHKDREEKLRILKDPNVGAFALIYTAALLLVQFAAWYEIFLTQHLLFIVFISFFLSRSIGAMVVVAFPCARTTGLASIFADYASKKALRIILAVFILFCACAMVYINVIAAIFALLFVMISFLWFYRMMKREFGGITGDLAGFYIVICETGILTIAAVLGGILP from the coding sequence ATGTTAAAGACCTTATTTGAATCCTTTGTTGCCGCTTTTTCCATGTACTCCAAATTACCGATGCCGCAAATCAGTTGGAACGATAAAAACATGCGCTATTCCTTTGTCTTTTTTCCATTTGTCGGTATAGTTATCGCTTTGATCCTAGCGGCTCTCCTCGCTGTCTGCAATTATTATTACTTTAGTCCGGCTTTGTTTTCCGCTTTTGCTGTATTGATGACTGTGCTCATTACCGGTGGGATCCATCTGGATGGTTATTGCGATACGATCGATGCGTTAAATTCACATAAAGACAGGGAAGAGAAACTGCGCATCTTGAAAGACCCGAATGTCGGTGCGTTTGCGCTCATTTATACGGCCGCGTTGCTTCTCGTTCAGTTTGCGGCGTGGTATGAGATTTTCTTAACTCAGCATTTATTATTTATCGTCTTTATTAGTTTTTTCCTTTCACGTTCGATAGGCGCTATGGTCGTTGTTGCATTTCCCTGTGCCCGGACGACCGGACTGGCTTCAATTTTTGCTGACTATGCATCGAAGAAGGCGCTGCGGATCATACTCGCTGTGTTTATCCTCTTCTGTGCTTGCGCCATGGTGTATATTAATGTTATTGCGGCCATTTTTGCGCTCCTTTTTGTCATGATTTCTTTCCTCTGGTTTTATCGGATGATGAAGAGAGAGTTTGGGGGAATTACGGGTGATTTGGCTGGGTTTTACATTGTAATTTGCGAAACCGGAATTCTGACGATTGCTGCTGTTTTAGGAGGTATTTTGCCATGA
- a CDS encoding ABC-F family ATP-binding cassette domain-containing protein, protein MSILTVKNLSHGFGDRAIFQNVSFRLLKGEHIGLIGANGEGKSTFMNIVTRQLEPDEGQVEWSKRVRVGYLDQHVVLEKGSTIRDVLKDAFQYLFALETEMLAICDKMSDASPEDLDVLLEDMGSIQETLNDNDFYMIDAKVEETARGLGLVDIGLDKDVDDLSGGQRTKVLLAKLLLEKPDILLLDEPTNYLDEQHIEWLKRYLLDYENAFILISHDMPFLNSVVNLIYHMDNQELNRYVGDYDNFLKVYETKKLQVEAAYKKQQQEIADLEDFVARNKARVSTRNMAMSRQKKLDKMDRIELAKDKPKPVFNFKEARTSGKLVLRTTDLVIGYGEPLSRPISISLERGQKVALTGANGIGKTTLLKSILGLIPAISGQVELGEFLYPGYFEQEVKEANYNTCIEEFWKDFPGYTQYEVRGALAKCGLTTKHIESKVLVLSGGEQAKVRLCKLINKETNCLLLDEPTNHLDVDAKEELKRALKAYKGSLLLICHEPEFYRDIVTEVWNCESWTTKLF, encoded by the coding sequence ATGAGTATTTTAACCGTAAAAAATTTGAGCCATGGCTTTGGCGACCGTGCTATCTTTCAAAATGTCTCTTTTCGTTTATTAAAAGGTGAACATATCGGTCTGATTGGGGCTAATGGTGAAGGCAAATCGACGTTTATGAATATTGTCACACGCCAACTGGAACCCGATGAAGGTCAAGTCGAATGGTCCAAGCGTGTTCGCGTCGGCTACCTGGATCAGCATGTTGTTCTGGAAAAGGGATCGACGATTCGGGATGTTCTGAAAGATGCTTTCCAGTATCTTTTTGCGCTGGAGACCGAGATGCTGGCCATCTGTGATAAAATGAGCGATGCGTCACCGGAAGACCTGGATGTTTTGCTCGAAGATATGGGTTCCATACAGGAAACACTGAACGATAACGATTTTTATATGATTGACGCAAAAGTGGAGGAGACTGCCCGGGGTTTGGGTTTAGTGGATATCGGCTTGGATAAGGATGTTGATGACTTAAGCGGCGGCCAACGAACCAAAGTCCTGTTAGCAAAGCTCTTATTGGAAAAGCCGGATATTTTATTATTGGATGAGCCGACGAATTATCTTGATGAACAGCATATCGAATGGTTGAAACGTTATTTATTGGATTATGAAAACGCGTTTATCTTGATTTCCCACGATATGCCTTTCCTTAACAGCGTTGTCAATCTGATTTATCACATGGACAACCAGGAGTTAAATCGTTATGTCGGCGACTATGACAACTTCTTGAAAGTATATGAAACAAAAAAGCTCCAGGTGGAGGCCGCTTATAAAAAACAGCAGCAGGAAATTGCTGACCTCGAGGATTTTGTGGCGCGCAACAAAGCCCGTGTATCCACGCGGAATATGGCCATGTCACGCCAAAAGAAGCTGGATAAAATGGACCGGATCGAGCTGGCTAAGGATAAACCCAAACCGGTTTTCAACTTTAAAGAAGCCCGGACTTCGGGCAAGCTGGTCTTAAGGACAACGGACCTTGTCATTGGTTACGGAGAGCCTCTCTCCCGCCCGATCAGCATCTCACTGGAACGTGGCCAAAAAGTCGCGTTAACTGGGGCCAACGGCATAGGAAAAACAACCTTGCTAAAAAGCATCCTCGGATTAATTCCGGCGATTTCAGGACAGGTCGAGCTCGGCGAGTTTCTCTATCCCGGTTATTTTGAACAAGAAGTCAAAGAAGCCAACTATAATACCTGTATCGAAGAATTCTGGAAAGATTTCCCCGGCTATACCCAGTATGAAGTCCGGGGTGCTCTAGCGAAATGCGGTCTAACCACCAAACACATTGAAAGTAAAGTATTAGTCTTAAGCGGCGGCGAACAAGCGAAGGTGCGTCTGTGTAAGCTGATCAATAAAGAAACCAATTGCCTCCTGCTCGACGAGCCTACCAACCACCTTGACGTTGACGCCAAAGAAGAGTTAAAACGCGCGCTGAAAGCGTATAAAGGCAGCCTTCTGCTCATCTGCCATGAGCCGGAATTCTATCGGGATATTGTCACTGAAGTATGGAATTGCGAGTCCTGGACGACAAAATTATTTTAA
- a CDS encoding class I SAM-dependent methyltransferase: protein MSIDYFDQLWQSKGPGKKSYKEGSAESWDSRVDEFSTDRPDERISKIIALLEDKHLLHHNATVLDIGCGPGRFAAEFAGKAHHVVGVDISANMLKNARQYSAGQNISNTEFIQLDWHDADLSELQWQHQFSLVTAIMSPAIFSRESLEKIIAASSENGFLCHFVEHSDPINDELKSLFFGQQHADIYGNKALYCCLNYLWLRKLYPEITYLDTQRQSTRTIEEATRHYVNRWEMKIDLSGTQREEIKDIVQRRAKDGVVSETIAARIACVYWRNKIYK, encoded by the coding sequence ATGAGTATCGATTACTTTGATCAATTATGGCAGAGTAAGGGACCAGGAAAGAAAAGCTATAAAGAGGGAAGTGCCGAATCCTGGGACAGCCGTGTGGATGAATTCTCAACCGATCGCCCAGACGAACGGATCTCCAAAATTATCGCGCTATTAGAAGACAAACACCTGCTGCACCACAATGCCACTGTTTTGGATATAGGGTGCGGACCCGGGCGGTTTGCCGCCGAATTTGCCGGTAAAGCACATCACGTTGTTGGCGTGGATATTTCAGCAAATATGCTTAAAAACGCCAGACAATATTCTGCCGGTCAAAATATATCCAATACGGAGTTCATCCAATTAGACTGGCATGATGCAGACTTGTCAGAACTTCAATGGCAGCATCAGTTCAGTTTGGTCACCGCCATTATGTCACCGGCCATCTTCAGTCGGGAAAGTTTGGAGAAGATTATTGCAGCCAGCAGTGAAAATGGCTTTCTCTGTCATTTTGTTGAACACAGCGATCCCATTAATGATGAATTGAAAAGTTTGTTTTTCGGTCAGCAGCACGCAGATATCTATGGAAATAAAGCACTCTATTGCTGCTTAAATTATCTTTGGCTAAGAAAGCTGTACCCGGAAATCACCTACCTTGATACCCAGCGTCAAAGTACGCGGACGATCGAGGAAGCCACCCGGCATTATGTGAATCGATGGGAAATGAAAATAGATTTGTCCGGTACCCAACGCGAAGAGATAAAAGACATTGTGCAAAGACGGGCGAAGGATGGTGTGGTTTCAGAAACGATAGCGGCTCGGATTGCATGTGTTTATTGGCGAAATAAAATATACAAATAG
- a CDS encoding bifunctional adenosylcobinamide kinase/adenosylcobinamide-phosphate guanylyltransferase: MIALVSGGVASGKSAMAENLAVNLNKGRIAYIATMTVSDDECRNRVVKHRLMRHGKGFDTFELAYHLAESPSQFVGIDCALLEDLGNLIANEMYFQRLNAKQAFDRISSDIQTLAQIIPNLVIVTNTIFSDITDYDPFTMDYISVLGQLNTMIGTNADIVLEAVCSIPVIHKGKKDLPHVKDLI, from the coding sequence GTGATTGCCTTAGTCAGCGGCGGTGTGGCCAGCGGAAAGTCAGCCATGGCAGAAAATCTTGCCGTTAACCTCAATAAAGGAAGAATTGCCTATATAGCTACTATGACGGTCAGCGACGACGAATGCCGCAATCGGGTCGTCAAACACCGCTTGATGCGTCACGGAAAAGGTTTTGATACCTTTGAGCTCGCTTATCATCTTGCTGAGAGCCCCTCGCAATTTGTCGGCATCGATTGTGCGTTACTGGAAGACTTAGGCAATCTGATTGCCAATGAAATGTATTTTCAGCGACTGAATGCGAAACAAGCGTTTGACCGAATCAGTTCAGATATCCAAACTTTGGCGCAGATCATACCGAACCTGGTTATTGTTACCAATACAATTTTCTCCGACATTACGGACTACGACCCGTTTACGATGGACTATATCTCGGTTCTGGGACAGCTCAACACGATGATCGGAACCAACGCCGATATCGTACTCGAAGCCGTTTGTTCTATTCCTGTTATACATAAAGGAAAGAAGGATTTGCCCCATGTTAAAGACCTTATTTGA
- a CDS encoding TrmH family RNA methyltransferase: MSNIFEISDFSSPNLDVFARLTETQLRNRMEPEMGIFIAESIKVIGLALDAGCEPISLLMERKYIAGQAHDIITRCGDIPVYTADSNLLAGLTGFQLTRSVLCAMRRPHLPSVEEACAGASRVAVLEGIADSTNVGAIFRSAAALGIDAVLLTPSCCDPLCRRGVRVSMGTIFQVPWARIGSEPSHWPQQGMESLRKLGFKTVAMALSDTAVSIDDPQLMAQEKLAIILGTEGNGLAPNTVAHCDYTARIPMSHNVDSLNVAAASAVAFWQLKAR; encoded by the coding sequence ATGTCAAACATATTTGAAATAAGCGACTTTTCATCGCCCAATTTGGATGTCTTTGCTCGCCTGACGGAAACGCAGCTACGCAACCGTATGGAGCCGGAAATGGGCATCTTTATTGCGGAGAGTATCAAGGTAATTGGACTTGCCCTCGACGCTGGATGCGAGCCTATTTCGCTTTTGATGGAGCGCAAATACATTGCAGGGCAGGCCCACGATATAATCACCCGCTGCGGAGATATCCCCGTCTATACTGCCGATAGCAACCTGCTCGCAGGACTGACTGGCTTTCAGCTGACACGCAGTGTGCTGTGTGCCATGCGGCGTCCTCACCTACCCAGTGTAGAAGAGGCGTGCGCAGGTGCAAGTCGAGTGGCTGTGCTTGAAGGTATTGCGGACTCTACCAACGTCGGTGCTATTTTTCGCTCGGCTGCGGCGCTAGGCATAGATGCCGTGTTGCTTACTCCCTCATGCTGTGACCCACTATGCCGGCGTGGGGTGAGGGTGAGCATGGGGACCATCTTTCAAGTGCCATGGGCTCGTATTGGCAGCGAGCCCTCTCATTGGCCGCAGCAGGGTATGGAGAGTCTGCGCAAGCTAGGCTTTAAGACCGTTGCCATGGCTTTAAGTGATACCGCTGTCAGCATAGACGATCCGCAGCTCATGGCCCAGGAAAAGCTTGCTATCATACTGGGTACAGAAGGTAATGGACTGGCACCAAACACGGTTGCCCACTGTGATTACACCGCGCGTATCCCCATGTCCCATAACGTGGACTCGCTGAATGTTGCTGCAGCAAGCGCAGTGGCTTTCTGGCAACTCAAAGCCCGGTAA
- a CDS encoding bifunctional adenosylcobinamide kinase/adenosylcobinamide-phosphate guanylyltransferase: protein MILIIGGNSQGKLACALRLLPIQADDISDGEVCRIEEAFQRKVINHFHHLVKRLRESGIDPQPFIMEGIAKNPAIVVISDELSSAVVPIVRESRELQEAVGRILCQLAQQADRVYRVFCGIPSCIKGDANG from the coding sequence ATGATTCTGATTATCGGAGGAAACAGTCAGGGTAAACTGGCCTGCGCACTGCGTCTGCTTCCTATCCAAGCCGACGATATTAGCGACGGTGAAGTCTGCCGTATCGAAGAGGCATTCCAACGCAAAGTCATCAATCATTTTCACCATCTAGTCAAACGTTTGCGGGAAAGCGGCATTGACCCGCAGCCGTTCATCATGGAAGGCATTGCCAAAAACCCGGCAATCGTTGTCATCAGTGATGAATTAAGTTCAGCCGTAGTGCCGATCGTCCGTGAAAGCCGGGAGCTTCAGGAAGCCGTCGGACGTATTCTATGTCAACTGGCACAACAAGCCGATCGGGTCTACCGTGTCTTTTGCGGGATCCCGTCCTGTATCAAGGGTGATGCCAATGGATAA
- a CDS encoding cobyrinate a,c-diamide synthase, with product MIAKIPRIMIAAAGSNSGKTTITCAILQAFMKKGLTPSAFKCGPDFIDPMFHTEVIGTKSRNLDLFLLPEDVCKYLLVKNARESQIAVLEGVMGYYDGLGIGETTASSYHLAGVTKTPVILVINCAGAALSIAAQIQGFSNFRPNSRVKGVILNNLSPALYPSYKSMIEHETNIAVIGYFPKMSECSLESRHLGLITAAEVENLQHKLDLLADQALASVDLDQMMEIARENEEIDYCDYPIENIAAVTLAVARDKAFCFYYQDSLELLEQMGARIEYFSPLKDEMVPACDGIILGGGYPEIFAKELAENKTMLQQIRNLLDKETPCIAECGGFMYLLDSIKDKDGNQCEMAGFLKGNATLTDRLHRFGYITLTAQHDNLLCKKGESINAHEFHYSDSTLNGESFIAERPSGKAQWNCIHANEHLAVGYPHMHLWGNTDFARSFIEQCRKHKDMQLNEEYPIR from the coding sequence ATGATAGCTAAGATCCCCCGTATTATGATTGCTGCTGCTGGCAGCAACAGCGGGAAAACGACCATAACATGTGCTATTTTACAGGCATTTATGAAGAAGGGCCTAACACCCTCTGCGTTTAAATGCGGCCCGGATTTTATTGATCCTATGTTTCATACCGAAGTAATTGGTACAAAATCACGTAATCTGGACTTGTTTCTGCTGCCCGAAGACGTGTGTAAATATTTGCTGGTTAAAAACGCAAGAGAGTCACAAATCGCTGTCCTTGAAGGCGTTATGGGTTATTACGATGGCCTGGGTATCGGAGAAACCACTGCCAGTTCCTATCACTTGGCCGGAGTGACAAAAACACCGGTTATCCTCGTTATTAACTGCGCCGGAGCTGCCCTCTCTATAGCAGCTCAAATCCAGGGTTTTAGCAATTTCCGTCCGAACAGCCGAGTAAAGGGGGTAATCCTTAACAACCTGTCACCGGCGCTCTATCCGTCATATAAATCGATGATTGAACACGAAACGAACATTGCTGTTATCGGATATTTCCCCAAAATGTCAGAATGTTCATTAGAAAGCAGGCATTTAGGCCTGATTACCGCGGCAGAGGTAGAAAACCTTCAGCATAAGCTTGATCTTCTTGCCGACCAGGCTTTAGCATCCGTTGATTTAGACCAGATGATGGAAATAGCCAGGGAAAATGAAGAAATTGATTATTGCGATTATCCCATAGAGAATATTGCCGCGGTGACCCTTGCGGTAGCCAGAGATAAAGCGTTCTGTTTCTATTACCAGGACAGCTTGGAATTGCTGGAGCAAATGGGGGCTCGGATTGAGTATTTCAGCCCGTTGAAGGATGAGATGGTACCCGCGTGTGACGGAATTATCTTAGGAGGCGGTTATCCTGAAATATTCGCCAAGGAATTAGCTGAGAACAAAACAATGCTGCAGCAGATCCGTAATTTATTGGACAAAGAGACGCCGTGTATCGCCGAGTGCGGCGGATTTATGTACCTGTTGGATTCGATAAAGGACAAAGACGGCAATCAGTGTGAAATGGCGGGTTTTCTTAAGGGAAATGCTACGCTGACTGACAGACTGCACCGTTTTGGTTACATTACCTTGACTGCGCAGCACGATAATCTTCTCTGCAAAAAAGGGGAGAGTATCAATGCACATGAATTTCATTACTCGGATTCAACCCTCAACGGCGAGTCGTTTATTGCCGAAAGACCTTCCGGTAAGGCGCAATGGAACTGTATCCATGCCAATGAGCACCTCGCCGTTGGTTATCCGCACATGCATCTTTGGGGGAATACCGATTTTGCTCGCTCGTTCATTGAGCAATGCCGAAAGCATAAGGATATGCAGTTGAATGAAGAATACCCGATTCGATAA
- a CDS encoding ABC transporter permease produces MLKASAIWTDIIIQLFKPDISFALVYKVFLRNLKVFAKTWKANIMFNFLEPLLYLWAMGFGLGVYITKINGLSYLDYLAPGLIASSAMFAVTYEMTYNSYTRMVREKIFYSMAVTPVSMDDVVMGEILYGTFKGVLYGAVFFIVVALFGIAQSFSCLLLFIPLMLMSVIFSNLSLIWTSIAPNYDSFGYFFTLFISPMFLFAGIFFPVEGLPQAVQFLPWLTPLYHAVECVRPLVLGQVSSAIIGHLIWLTVVTLITLPIPLVMVKRKLIQ; encoded by the coding sequence ATGCTTAAAGCAAGCGCGATATGGACAGACATTATTATCCAGCTGTTTAAGCCGGATATCAGTTTTGCTCTGGTCTACAAAGTGTTTTTACGGAACCTGAAGGTTTTCGCAAAGACCTGGAAAGCCAATATCATGTTTAATTTTCTGGAGCCACTGCTGTATCTATGGGCCATGGGGTTTGGTCTGGGCGTCTATATTACCAAGATCAATGGCCTTTCCTATCTGGACTATCTGGCACCCGGTCTTATCGCCTCGTCCGCTATGTTTGCAGTCACCTATGAAATGACCTATAACAGCTATACACGAATGGTACGCGAGAAAATCTTTTATAGCATGGCCGTGACGCCGGTCAGCATGGATGATGTCGTAATGGGTGAAATCCTCTATGGAACGTTTAAGGGAGTTCTCTACGGTGCGGTCTTCTTTATCGTCGTGGCGCTGTTCGGAATCGCTCAGTCTTTCTCTTGTCTGTTATTATTTATCCCATTAATGCTGATGTCGGTAATTTTCTCCAACCTTTCGCTGATTTGGACCAGTATAGCTCCGAACTATGATTCTTTCGGTTATTTCTTTACCCTTTTCATATCCCCGATGTTTCTGTTTGCAGGAATCTTTTTCCCGGTTGAAGGCCTGCCTCAGGCTGTTCAGTTCCTGCCGTGGCTGACGCCGCTTTACCACGCCGTTGAGTGCGTTCGGCCTCTTGTTTTAGGACAAGTATCATCAGCCATCATCGGCCATTTAATCTGGTTAACGGTTGTCACGTTGATCACACTGCCTATCCCGCTGGTTATGGTCAAGAGGAAACTGATTCAGTAG
- a CDS encoding histidine phosphatase family protein — protein sequence MDNNHLYHLYLIRHAKTEGNIARRYIGRTNEPLCAQGIAELQAKIDAKVYPLVEYVFSSPMIRCDQTRGLIYPDAPFSIVEAFAEYNFGFFENKAYDELKDTPEYQCWLDSEGKGKIPGGESADEFKARCLDGFTKVMATIETAGIRHIALIIHGGTIMALLEAYSPESVDFYHWQVKNGEGYHLIIDPLSWNKTHKAQSVTKLGINEKSAVNTHEI from the coding sequence ATGGATAATAATCACCTATACCACCTTTATTTGATCCGGCATGCTAAAACTGAAGGAAATATCGCGAGACGTTATATTGGCAGAACCAATGAACCACTCTGTGCTCAAGGGATTGCGGAACTTCAAGCTAAGATTGATGCTAAAGTTTATCCGCTTGTCGAATATGTGTTTTCCAGTCCGATGATCCGTTGCGACCAAACCAGAGGATTGATCTATCCTGACGCTCCGTTTTCTATTGTCGAGGCATTTGCTGAATACAACTTTGGATTTTTTGAGAATAAAGCATACGATGAGCTGAAAGATACCCCGGAATACCAATGCTGGTTGGACAGTGAGGGAAAGGGAAAGATACCCGGTGGGGAAAGTGCCGATGAATTTAAAGCCCGTTGCCTCGACGGCTTTACCAAGGTAATGGCAACAATTGAAACTGCGGGGATCCGTCATATCGCCCTCATTATTCACGGCGGCACCATCATGGCGTTATTGGAAGCCTATTCTCCGGAAAGCGTTGACTTCTATCATTGGCAGGTTAAAAACGGTGAAGGCTATCACCTGATCATCGATCCACTGTCTTGGAATAAAACCCATAAAGCACAGTCCGTAACAAAACTGGGAATTAATGAAAAAAGTGCTGTAAATACACATGAAATTTAG
- a CDS encoding aspartate/glutamate racemase family protein produces the protein MKTIGLIGGMSWESSSEYYRIINEEVKQRLGGLHSAKCVLYSIDFEEIEICQRNGEWEKAAQILTGAAYSLESAGADFIVICTNTMHKVANQIQAGINIPILHIADITAQQVLSNEIKTVGLLGTKYTMEQDFYKSRLEAKGIKVLIPKEIDRVIVNTVIYNELCLGKIVDESRVRYKRIIEDLIEEGADGIILGCTEIGLLVKPGDSTVPLFDTTLLHALGAVNFALE, from the coding sequence ATGAAAACCATCGGTTTAATCGGAGGAATGAGCTGGGAATCGTCATCAGAATATTATCGCATTATTAATGAAGAAGTTAAGCAAAGGCTTGGAGGTTTGCATTCGGCCAAATGTGTTCTCTATAGCATAGACTTCGAGGAAATAGAGATCTGCCAAAGAAATGGAGAATGGGAAAAGGCTGCTCAGATTTTAACAGGCGCTGCTTATAGTCTTGAGTCAGCAGGTGCAGATTTTATCGTCATTTGTACGAATACTATGCACAAAGTTGCAAACCAGATCCAGGCAGGCATTAATATTCCAATACTTCATATTGCAGATATTACAGCTCAACAAGTTCTATCTAATGAAATTAAAACAGTTGGGCTCTTGGGGACAAAATATACTATGGAACAAGATTTCTATAAATCCCGTTTAGAGGCTAAGGGTATAAAAGTTTTGATTCCAAAGGAAATCGATAGGGTAATAGTAAACACAGTAATTTATAATGAGCTATGCCTAGGAAAGATTGTTGATGAATCAAGAGTCAGATATAAAAGAATCATAGAAGATTTAATAGAAGAAGGTGCAGATGGAATCATTCTAGGGTGTACAGAAATTGGCCTCTTAGTAAAACCTGGGGACTCAACTGTTCCGTTATTTGATACAACTTTGCTTCATGCACTAGGGGCAGTAAACTTCGCATTAGAATAA